From a region of the Paralichthys olivaceus isolate ysfri-2021 chromosome 4, ASM2471397v2, whole genome shotgun sequence genome:
- the pdlim2 gene encoding PDZ and LIM domain protein 2 isoform X1, which produces MALTVNLIGPSPWGFRIFGGRDFKKAITVSKVNGGSKAEHADLQPGDVILEINGENTSDMLNVEAQNKIKNSKTQLQLVVERPEPSSPGQTNGISTPEQLTGRFQEAVIVSRDENQNYREYTISSPASLSPGPYSPQPPASPDRKMERLTPTNKSVQLRSWSPEDKRLSRPLSQEFSHTDYRKNSMSSRTPTPPGRYSPQSPIDRDVPMSPRRSSSSSDFTMQRFDRDSEVYKMIQENRESLTVPRQSSTFKMLQEVLEADEKEAALRFPGKLSPSAPKPSPSVGGVSKYHTCEKCGTNIVSQAVRIMDDRYRHTECYTCTDCGLNLRMRGHFWVGDVMYCEKHAKQRYKGPGTSPQATLSPRQ; this is translated from the exons ATGGCGCTGACGGTGAACCTGATTGGCCCTTCACCATGGGGCTTCAGAATATTTGGAGGAAGGGACTTCAAGAAGGCCATAACCGTATCAAAG GTCAACGGGGGCAGCAAGGCAGAACACGCAGACCTGCAGCCTGGTGACGTTATCTTGGAGATCAATGGGGAGAACACGTCTGACATGCTGAACGTGGAGGCCCAGAACAAGATCAAGAACTCCAAGACCCAGCTGCAGCTCGTGGTAGAGAG ACCTGAACCTTCCAGCCCTGGACAGACTAATGGCATCAGCACGCCTGAACAGCTCACAGGACGCTTCCAG GAGGCAGTAATAGTGAGTCGAGATGAGAACCAGAACTACAGAGAATACACCATCTCCAGTCCTGCATCACTGTCTCCTGGGCCCTATTCACCACAACCTCCAGCCAGCCCCGACAGGAAGATGGAGAGGCTGACACCAACCAACAAGAG TGTCCAGCTGCGCTCATGGTCACCAGAGGACAAGAGGCTGTCCAGACCTCTGTCACAG GAGTTCTCTCACACAGACTATAGAAAGAACTCCATGTCCAGCAGAACCCCAACACCACCAGGACGCTACTCACCCCAGAGTCCCATTGATCGAGATGTACCCATGTCTCCCAGACGCAG cagTTCGAGCTCTGACTTCACCATGCAGAGGTTTGACAGGGACTCAGAGGTGTACAAGATGATCCAGGAGAATAGGGAGTCGCTCACGGTACCTCGTCAGTCCAGCACCTTTAAAATGCTGCAGGAGGTCCTGGAGGCCGATGAGAAAG AGGCGGCCCTGCGGTTCCCAGGGAAACTTTCACCGAGCGCCCCCAAACCAAGCCCATCAGTGGGAGGAGTCAGCAAATATCACACCTGTGAGAAGTGTGGCACCAACATTGT CTCACAGGCCGTGCGCATCATGGACGACCGCTACCGCCACACAGAGTGCTACACCTGCACAGACTGCGGTCTTAACCTCAGGATGAGAGGTCATTTTTGGGTTGGAGATGTGATGTACTGTGAGAAGCACGCCAAACAGAGGTACAAAGGCCCAGGTACTTCCCCCCAAGCCACCTTGTCCCCTCGCCAATGA
- the pdlim2 gene encoding PDZ and LIM domain protein 2 isoform X2, giving the protein MALTVNLIGPSPWGFRIFGGRDFKKAITVSKVNGGSKAEHADLQPGDVILEINGENTSDMLNVEAQNKIKNSKTQLQLVVERPEPSSPGQTNGISTPEQLTGRFQEAVIVSRDENQNYREYTISSPASLSPGPYSPQPPASPDRKMERLTPTNKSVQLRSWSPEDKRLSRPLSQEFSHTDYRKNSMSSRTPTPPGRYSPQSPIDRDVPMSPRRSSSSDFTMQRFDRDSEVYKMIQENRESLTVPRQSSTFKMLQEVLEADEKEAALRFPGKLSPSAPKPSPSVGGVSKYHTCEKCGTNIVSQAVRIMDDRYRHTECYTCTDCGLNLRMRGHFWVGDVMYCEKHAKQRYKGPGTSPQATLSPRQ; this is encoded by the exons ATGGCGCTGACGGTGAACCTGATTGGCCCTTCACCATGGGGCTTCAGAATATTTGGAGGAAGGGACTTCAAGAAGGCCATAACCGTATCAAAG GTCAACGGGGGCAGCAAGGCAGAACACGCAGACCTGCAGCCTGGTGACGTTATCTTGGAGATCAATGGGGAGAACACGTCTGACATGCTGAACGTGGAGGCCCAGAACAAGATCAAGAACTCCAAGACCCAGCTGCAGCTCGTGGTAGAGAG ACCTGAACCTTCCAGCCCTGGACAGACTAATGGCATCAGCACGCCTGAACAGCTCACAGGACGCTTCCAG GAGGCAGTAATAGTGAGTCGAGATGAGAACCAGAACTACAGAGAATACACCATCTCCAGTCCTGCATCACTGTCTCCTGGGCCCTATTCACCACAACCTCCAGCCAGCCCCGACAGGAAGATGGAGAGGCTGACACCAACCAACAAGAG TGTCCAGCTGCGCTCATGGTCACCAGAGGACAAGAGGCTGTCCAGACCTCTGTCACAG GAGTTCTCTCACACAGACTATAGAAAGAACTCCATGTCCAGCAGAACCCCAACACCACCAGGACGCTACTCACCCCAGAGTCCCATTGATCGAGATGTACCCATGTCTCCCAGACGCAG TTCGAGCTCTGACTTCACCATGCAGAGGTTTGACAGGGACTCAGAGGTGTACAAGATGATCCAGGAGAATAGGGAGTCGCTCACGGTACCTCGTCAGTCCAGCACCTTTAAAATGCTGCAGGAGGTCCTGGAGGCCGATGAGAAAG AGGCGGCCCTGCGGTTCCCAGGGAAACTTTCACCGAGCGCCCCCAAACCAAGCCCATCAGTGGGAGGAGTCAGCAAATATCACACCTGTGAGAAGTGTGGCACCAACATTGT CTCACAGGCCGTGCGCATCATGGACGACCGCTACCGCCACACAGAGTGCTACACCTGCACAGACTGCGGTCTTAACCTCAGGATGAGAGGTCATTTTTGGGTTGGAGATGTGATGTACTGTGAGAAGCACGCCAAACAGAGGTACAAAGGCCCAGGTACTTCCCCCCAAGCCACCTTGTCCCCTCGCCAATGA